The proteins below are encoded in one region of Apium graveolens cultivar Ventura chromosome 4, ASM990537v1, whole genome shotgun sequence:
- the LOC141717863 gene encoding uncharacterized protein LOC141717863 isoform X2: MAVSATSNAVSDQSNSQNGAKQRTTNPGVRVINGKIYDSENGKTCHQCRQKTRSLAVSCKNQRNDKPCSMSFCEKCLWNRYGEKVDEVEVLEEWSCPKCKGICNCSFCRKKQGHEPTGILSHRAKATGYSSVSELLHANGPENFGLTKNVKDTVASPKKPSTSGKIASPRMKGKENLFDGRVDMNLESLTPSKLKELKTMQGETLENDSLSNCRLCPDEKSKKTKQGTLKTDGGQEDAAALKVCSSGSLLDYSPKKFLVSKVLYDNDAKPKEKVGDLKVGDGCTTKVSTEAPAESFKNKKRNAVEDIIKPDNKKAKKQVVGGASIMDNKNRLQSRSLDVFVDIPLPQGMELTTIGEVELPPEDVGNALQFLEFCATFGKTLNMKKGQSSAILQELVNGQTRTLRRSEQHSPVVHFHMQLLSLLQKESNSRPQKLSPTHGRNYWLLALKNCLAESPNATDSLPIDCLGSETGGYNTLDSSTKLRILNFLCDEVLETERIRDWIHNQELKFAQKAKAAKEKVLAAKDKEKSLKQKVMDQLAEAIIARDGASLSISEHDEIVSRIKSEAAQAHKEMLASMNMVPKAKERSQAVRTRPILVDINGHAFWRLNCYSEESSIFVQDIGNGDNSIVCGEKWITFDDEQQKVVERHISFRDRMVRSRPVAKVLPSQTNV, encoded by the exons ATGGCTGTTAGTGCAACTTCCAACGCTGTCTCAGACCAGAGCAACTCGCAGAACGGCGCGAAGCAGAGGACAACAAACCCCGGTGTTCGTGTTATTAACGGAAAGATTTATGATTCGGAGAACGGGAAAACTTGTCACCAg TGTCGTCAAAAAACGAGGAGTTTAGCTGTGTCTTGCAAGAATCAGAGGAATGACAAGCCTTGCTCAATGTCGTTTTGTGAGAAATGTCTCTGGAATAG ATATGGAGAGAAGGTAGATGAAGTTGAAGTGTTGGAGGAATGGAGTTGTCCAAAGTGCAAAGGCATCTGCAACTGCAGTTTCTGCAG GAAGAAACAAGGTCATGAACCTACTGGAATTCTCAGCCATAGAGCCAAGGCCACAGGGTATTCCTCTGTTTCTGAACTGCTGCATGCCAATGGTCCTGAAAACTTTGGTCTTACAAAGAATGTAAAAGATACTGTCGCTTCTCCAAAAAAACCAAGCACTTCTGGCAAA ATTGCTTCACCAAGAATGAAAGGAAAGGAGAATTTATTCGATGGAAGGGTAGATATGAATTTGGAATCTTTGACTCCTTCTAAGTTGAAAGAATTGAAAACGATGCAAGGCGAAACTTTGGAAAATGACAGTTTGTCCAATTGTAGACTTTGTCCTGATGAAAAGTCTAAGAAAACGAAGCAGGGAACATTGAAGACAGACGGTGGTCAGGAGGATGCTGCTGCTCTGAAAGTGTGTAGTTCTGGTTCCTTGCTTGACTACAGTCCTAAGAAATTTCTAGTGTCCAAAGTACTCTATGATAATGATGCAAAAccaaaagaaaaggttggtgatcTTAAAGTGGGAGATGGTTGTACAACGAAAGTATCTACAGAAGCACCTGCTGAATCTTTTAAAAACAAAAAGAGAAATGCTGTTGAGGACATTATAAAACCAGACAATAAAAAAGCAAAAAAACAAGTTGTAGGCGGGGCTTCTATCATGGATAACAAAAATAGGTTGCAATCACGGAGCCTAGATGTTTTTGTTGATATTCCCCTGCCTCAAGGAATGGAATTAACAACTATTGGTGAGGTTGAATTGCCACCGGAAGATGTTGGTAATGCCTTGCAATTCTTAGAATTCTGCGCAACATTTGGAAAG ACTCTGAATATGAAGAAAGGGCAATCAAGTGCCATACTTCAAGAGTTAGTGAATGGACAGACTAGGACACTGCGGAGATCAGAGCAGCACTCCCCTGTTGTCCACTTCCACATGCAATTGTTGTCATTGTTGCAAAAGGAGTCTAATTCAAG GCCTCAAAAACTAAGTCCAACCCATGGAAGAAATTACTGGTTGCTTGCTCTAAAGAATTGTTTAGCTGAATCCCCGAATGCAACCGATTCACTACCTATTGACTGTCTAGGTAGTGAAACTGGTGGATACAATACTCTAGATTCCTCCACAAAGCTCAGAATATTGAACTTCTTATGTGACGAAGTCCTTGAAACTGA AAGAATAAGGGATTGGATTCACAATCAGGAACTAAAGTTTGCTCAAAAAGCAAAAGCAGCAAAGGAAAAAGTTCTTGCGGCAAAAGATAAG GAGAAGAGCTTGAAGCAGAAAGTAATGGACCAACTTGCAGAAGCAATTATTGCAAGGGATGGTGCTTCACTTTCAATCTCCGAGCATGACGAAATAGTCAGCCGAATCAAGAGTGAAGCAGCTCAAGCTCACAAGGAGATGCTAGCGTCAATGAACATGGTTCCTAAAG CTAAAGAAAGATCTCAAGCTGTTAGAACAAGGCCAATTTTAGTAGATATTAATGGGCATGCCTTTTGGAGATTAAATTGTTATTCTGAAGAATCCAGTATCTTTGTTCAAG ATATAGGGAATGGGGACAATTCAATTGTCTGTGGTGAAAAATGGATAACCTTTGATGATGAGCAGCAGAAGGTGGTTGAGAGGCATATTTCCTTCAG GGATAGAATGGTAAGATCTCGACCAGTTGCCAAGGTACTTCCATCTCAGACCAATGTTTAG
- the LOC141718382 gene encoding uncharacterized protein LOC141718382, which translates to MNNKAEYEALIAGLSLARAVRDKNIKICGDSRLVVAKYLRVVKGILTQFGEWYAEHVPREGNTTAYALSKFNSPEIENYPSSKVWDEEKVRQKFTTVDANAILATRVPQHDADDRIVWSSCKDGVYTVKAGYKFWHDRNVDGSAVVPRSKGWYKIWQLVLPHKFKIFIWRFCRNNLPVRVRLHEKGTDVPLQCPMCNADTKHLRHVFFECEFASSCWQTVDFIFDTSEMHDVHAWILDKLDRAPQSEAMRICTVLYGIWYWRNQRVWNDKVVPGKTAMDLCFKFVQDWKEARSKGVTEVPNKKQPMQGNSRRWQPPENEEYKVNVDAA; encoded by the exons ATGAATAACAAAGCAGAGTACGAGGCTTTGATAGCTGGGTTAAGCTTAGCTAGAGCTGTGAGAGACAAGAATATTAAAATTTGTGGAGACTCAAGACTCGTTGTTGCCAAGTACCTAAGGGTCGTGAAAGGAATACTGACTCAATTTGGTGAATGGTATGCAGAACATGTTCCGAGAGAGGGGAACACTACGGCCTACGCCCTTTCCAAGTTCAACTCCCCTGAAATCGAAAACTATCCAA GTTCTAAAGTTTGGGACGAGGAGAAAGTGAGGCAGAAGTTTACGACGGTGGATGCCAATGCTATTCTCGCAACTAGGGTCCCACAGCATGACGCTGATGATAGAATAGTTTGGTCTAGCTGTAAGGATGGAGTTTATACGGTGAAAGCTGGATACAAGTTTTGGCATGACAGAAACGTCGATGGTTCTGCAGTAGTTCCTCGGTCAAAGGGTTGGTATAAAATTTGGCAACTAGTTCTTCCTCACAAATTTAAGATCTTTATTTGGAGATTTTGCCGCAATAATTTGCCAGTGAGAGTGAGACTTCACGAGAAAGGAACTGATGTCCCTCTGCAATGTCCTATGTGCAATGCTGATACAAAACATCTTAGACATGTTTTCTTTGAATGCGAGTTTGCATCGAGTTGTTGGCAGACTGTGGATTTTATTTTTGACACAAGTGAGATGCATGATGTTCATGCTTGGATCTTGGACAAGTTAGACAGAGCACCCCAGAGTGAAGCTATGAGGATATGCACAGTGTTGTATGGTATTTGGTACTGGAGGAATCAGCGAGTATGGAACGATAAAGTAGTACCAGGAAAGACAGCGATGGACTTATGTTTTAAATTTGTGCAAGACTGGAAAGAGGCAAGGTCGAAAGGGGTGACAGAGGTTCCAAATAAAAAGCAGCCTATGCAGGGTAATTCAAGAAGGTGGCAACCTCCGGAGAACGAGGAGTATAAGGTAAACGTCGATGCAGCGTGA
- the LOC141717863 gene encoding uncharacterized protein LOC141717863 isoform X1, whose product MAVSATSNAVSDQSNSQNGAKQRTTNPGVRVINGKIYDSENGKTCHQCRQKTRSLAVSCKNQRNDKPCSMSFCEKCLWNRYGEKVDEVEVLEEWSCPKCKGICNCSFCRKKQGHEPTGILSHRAKATGYSSVSELLHANGPENFGLTKNVKDTVASPKKPSTSGKKIASPRMKGKENLFDGRVDMNLESLTPSKLKELKTMQGETLENDSLSNCRLCPDEKSKKTKQGTLKTDGGQEDAAALKVCSSGSLLDYSPKKFLVSKVLYDNDAKPKEKVGDLKVGDGCTTKVSTEAPAESFKNKKRNAVEDIIKPDNKKAKKQVVGGASIMDNKNRLQSRSLDVFVDIPLPQGMELTTIGEVELPPEDVGNALQFLEFCATFGKTLNMKKGQSSAILQELVNGQTRTLRRSEQHSPVVHFHMQLLSLLQKESNSRPQKLSPTHGRNYWLLALKNCLAESPNATDSLPIDCLGSETGGYNTLDSSTKLRILNFLCDEVLETERIRDWIHNQELKFAQKAKAAKEKVLAAKDKEKSLKQKVMDQLAEAIIARDGASLSISEHDEIVSRIKSEAAQAHKEMLASMNMVPKAKERSQAVRTRPILVDINGHAFWRLNCYSEESSIFVQDIGNGDNSIVCGEKWITFDDEQQKVVERHISFRDRMVRSRPVAKVLPSQTNV is encoded by the exons ATGGCTGTTAGTGCAACTTCCAACGCTGTCTCAGACCAGAGCAACTCGCAGAACGGCGCGAAGCAGAGGACAACAAACCCCGGTGTTCGTGTTATTAACGGAAAGATTTATGATTCGGAGAACGGGAAAACTTGTCACCAg TGTCGTCAAAAAACGAGGAGTTTAGCTGTGTCTTGCAAGAATCAGAGGAATGACAAGCCTTGCTCAATGTCGTTTTGTGAGAAATGTCTCTGGAATAG ATATGGAGAGAAGGTAGATGAAGTTGAAGTGTTGGAGGAATGGAGTTGTCCAAAGTGCAAAGGCATCTGCAACTGCAGTTTCTGCAG GAAGAAACAAGGTCATGAACCTACTGGAATTCTCAGCCATAGAGCCAAGGCCACAGGGTATTCCTCTGTTTCTGAACTGCTGCATGCCAATGGTCCTGAAAACTTTGGTCTTACAAAGAATGTAAAAGATACTGTCGCTTCTCCAAAAAAACCAAGCACTTCTGGCAAA AAGATTGCTTCACCAAGAATGAAAGGAAAGGAGAATTTATTCGATGGAAGGGTAGATATGAATTTGGAATCTTTGACTCCTTCTAAGTTGAAAGAATTGAAAACGATGCAAGGCGAAACTTTGGAAAATGACAGTTTGTCCAATTGTAGACTTTGTCCTGATGAAAAGTCTAAGAAAACGAAGCAGGGAACATTGAAGACAGACGGTGGTCAGGAGGATGCTGCTGCTCTGAAAGTGTGTAGTTCTGGTTCCTTGCTTGACTACAGTCCTAAGAAATTTCTAGTGTCCAAAGTACTCTATGATAATGATGCAAAAccaaaagaaaaggttggtgatcTTAAAGTGGGAGATGGTTGTACAACGAAAGTATCTACAGAAGCACCTGCTGAATCTTTTAAAAACAAAAAGAGAAATGCTGTTGAGGACATTATAAAACCAGACAATAAAAAAGCAAAAAAACAAGTTGTAGGCGGGGCTTCTATCATGGATAACAAAAATAGGTTGCAATCACGGAGCCTAGATGTTTTTGTTGATATTCCCCTGCCTCAAGGAATGGAATTAACAACTATTGGTGAGGTTGAATTGCCACCGGAAGATGTTGGTAATGCCTTGCAATTCTTAGAATTCTGCGCAACATTTGGAAAG ACTCTGAATATGAAGAAAGGGCAATCAAGTGCCATACTTCAAGAGTTAGTGAATGGACAGACTAGGACACTGCGGAGATCAGAGCAGCACTCCCCTGTTGTCCACTTCCACATGCAATTGTTGTCATTGTTGCAAAAGGAGTCTAATTCAAG GCCTCAAAAACTAAGTCCAACCCATGGAAGAAATTACTGGTTGCTTGCTCTAAAGAATTGTTTAGCTGAATCCCCGAATGCAACCGATTCACTACCTATTGACTGTCTAGGTAGTGAAACTGGTGGATACAATACTCTAGATTCCTCCACAAAGCTCAGAATATTGAACTTCTTATGTGACGAAGTCCTTGAAACTGA AAGAATAAGGGATTGGATTCACAATCAGGAACTAAAGTTTGCTCAAAAAGCAAAAGCAGCAAAGGAAAAAGTTCTTGCGGCAAAAGATAAG GAGAAGAGCTTGAAGCAGAAAGTAATGGACCAACTTGCAGAAGCAATTATTGCAAGGGATGGTGCTTCACTTTCAATCTCCGAGCATGACGAAATAGTCAGCCGAATCAAGAGTGAAGCAGCTCAAGCTCACAAGGAGATGCTAGCGTCAATGAACATGGTTCCTAAAG CTAAAGAAAGATCTCAAGCTGTTAGAACAAGGCCAATTTTAGTAGATATTAATGGGCATGCCTTTTGGAGATTAAATTGTTATTCTGAAGAATCCAGTATCTTTGTTCAAG ATATAGGGAATGGGGACAATTCAATTGTCTGTGGTGAAAAATGGATAACCTTTGATGATGAGCAGCAGAAGGTGGTTGAGAGGCATATTTCCTTCAG GGATAGAATGGTAAGATCTCGACCAGTTGCCAAGGTACTTCCATCTCAGACCAATGTTTAG